The sequence below is a genomic window from Deltaproteobacteria bacterium.
GACACGGTCGTCACATCCGGGGGTATTCACGGCAAGATTGTGGCGATTACGGAAAACGTGATCACCCTGGAAATCGCCGACAAAGTGCGTATCAAGGTGTCACGGCCGTTTATTGTTGAACTCATCCAGAAGGCGTCTTAAATCCCATTCTCGAGGTTAATCATGTTTAAGAATATCAAATTCCGGGCGGCCGTAGCGACTTTAGTTTTTCTGGCGGCTCTTTTTTATCTGATCCCGACGCTTCTACCCAATCTTCCCGACTTCTGGGAAGAAAAATTGCCGAAGGACAAGATCCATCTGGGGCTTGACCTGCAGGGCGGCATGCATCTGGTTTTGGAAGTGGACGCCGATAAGGCGGTGGAGGCCACTCTGGAAAGACTGGCCAACAATTTCAAGGAAACC
It includes:
- a CDS encoding preprotein translocase subunit YajC, with the protein product DTVVTSGGIHGKIVAITENVITLEIADKVRIKVSRPFIVELIQKAS